A window of Strix aluco isolate bStrAlu1 chromosome 2, bStrAlu1.hap1, whole genome shotgun sequence contains these coding sequences:
- the DNAJB13 gene encoding dnaJ homolog subfamily B member 13 isoform X1, whose protein sequence is MGQDYYAVLELGRDATAADIKKAYRKLALKNHPLKCKEPWAPRRFRELAEAYDVLSDPMKKGIYDKFGEEGLKGGIPLEFGGENPWTAGYVFHNNPDKVFREFFGGDNPFAEFFAEDGSELILPFGGLRGRGAMKQDPPIVRDLHLSLEDLFYGCTRKIKISRRVMNEDGQTSTVRDKILTIDVQPGWKQGTRITFEKEGDQGPNVIPADITFVVQEKLHPRFKRANDNLIHVATIPLAEALTGCTVDVRTLDGRQLNIPINDIVDPQYCKMVPGEGMPLLQDPRRKGDLLIYFNIRFPQKLTPEKKKLLKNALLP, encoded by the exons ATGGGGCAGGACTACTACGCCGTGCTGGAGCTGGGCCGCGACGCCACGGCCGCCGACATCAAGAAAGC CTATCGGAAACTGGCCTTGAAGAACCACCCTTTAAAATGCAAGGAGCCTTGGGCGCCGAGGAGGTTCAGGGAGCTGGCGGAGGCCTACGATGTGCTCAGCGACC CCATGAAGAAAGGCATCTACGACAAGTTTGGAGAAGAGGGGCTCAAAGGCGGCATCCCCTTGGAGTTTGGTGGCGAGAACCCCTGGACTGCTGGCTACGTGTTTCACAACAACCCTGACAAAGTCTTCAGGGAGTTCTTTGGTGGAGACAACCCCTTTGCGG AGTTCTTTGCCGAGGACGGCTCCGAGCTGATCCTGCCCTTTGGAGGGCTGCGAGGACGAGGAGCGATGAAGCAAGACCCCCCAATCGTGCGGGACCTCCACCTCTCCCTCGAAGACCTGTTCTACGGCTGCACCAGGAAGATTAAGATCTCCCGCAGG GTGATGAACGAAGATGGTCAAACGAGCACTGTCAGAGATAAGATCCTAACGATCGACGTGCAGCCAGGGTGGAAGCAGGGCACCAGGATCACATTCGAGAAGGAAGGAGACCAG ggcccaaacgtcATTCCAGCTGACATCACCTTTGTTGTCCAAGAGAAACTCCACCCCAGGTTTAAAAGAGCCAACGACAACCTCATTCACGTTGCTACCATCCCCCTGGCAGAG GCGCTGACCGGCTGCACGGTGGATGTGAGAACGCTGGACGGGAGGCAGCTGAACATCCCCATCAATGACATCGTGGA CCCCCAGTACTGCAAAATGGTGCCAGGGGAGGGGATGCCGCTGCTCCAGGACCCCCGCCGAAAGGGTGACCTCCTCATCTATTTCAACATCCGTTTTCCCCAGAAGCTCACGCCTGAGAAGAAAAAACTCTTGAAAAACGCCCTCCTGCCCTAG
- the DNAJB13 gene encoding dnaJ homolog subfamily B member 13 isoform X2 yields the protein MKKGIYDKFGEEGLKGGIPLEFGGENPWTAGYVFHNNPDKVFREFFGGDNPFAEFFAEDGSELILPFGGLRGRGAMKQDPPIVRDLHLSLEDLFYGCTRKIKISRRVMNEDGQTSTVRDKILTIDVQPGWKQGTRITFEKEGDQGPNVIPADITFVVQEKLHPRFKRANDNLIHVATIPLAEALTGCTVDVRTLDGRQLNIPINDIVDPQYCKMVPGEGMPLLQDPRRKGDLLIYFNIRFPQKLTPEKKKLLKNALLP from the exons ATGAAGAAAGGCATCTACGACAAGTTTGGAGAAGAGGGGCTCAAAGGCGGCATCCCCTTGGAGTTTGGTGGCGAGAACCCCTGGACTGCTGGCTACGTGTTTCACAACAACCCTGACAAAGTCTTCAGGGAGTTCTTTGGTGGAGACAACCCCTTTGCGG AGTTCTTTGCCGAGGACGGCTCCGAGCTGATCCTGCCCTTTGGAGGGCTGCGAGGACGAGGAGCGATGAAGCAAGACCCCCCAATCGTGCGGGACCTCCACCTCTCCCTCGAAGACCTGTTCTACGGCTGCACCAGGAAGATTAAGATCTCCCGCAGG GTGATGAACGAAGATGGTCAAACGAGCACTGTCAGAGATAAGATCCTAACGATCGACGTGCAGCCAGGGTGGAAGCAGGGCACCAGGATCACATTCGAGAAGGAAGGAGACCAG ggcccaaacgtcATTCCAGCTGACATCACCTTTGTTGTCCAAGAGAAACTCCACCCCAGGTTTAAAAGAGCCAACGACAACCTCATTCACGTTGCTACCATCCCCCTGGCAGAG GCGCTGACCGGCTGCACGGTGGATGTGAGAACGCTGGACGGGAGGCAGCTGAACATCCCCATCAATGACATCGTGGA CCCCCAGTACTGCAAAATGGTGCCAGGGGAGGGGATGCCGCTGCTCCAGGACCCCCGCCGAAAGGGTGACCTCCTCATCTATTTCAACATCCGTTTTCCCCAGAAGCTCACGCCTGAGAAGAAAAAACTCTTGAAAAACGCCCTCCTGCCCTAG
- the LOC141919942 gene encoding putative mitochondrial transporter UCP3 isoform X10 yields the protein MLTPEFYVVQEINSFFLLHLGQRWRKVPAARERCRRRRSLCLEPERQREGAFGVLNQLKIPPRRASGGFLPSLSATMVGLKPPEVPPTAAVKFVSAGMAACIADLCTFPLDTAKVRLQIQGEVRIPRSSGTVEYRGVLGTLSTMVRTEGPRSLYSGLVAGLQRQMSFASIRIGLYDSVKQLYTPKGAESTGLAARVLAGCTTGAVAVTCAQPTDVVKVRFQATGALPDGTRRYSGTVDAYRTIAREEGVRGLWRGTLPNIARNAIINCGELVTYDLIKDTLLRAQLMTDNVPCHFVAAFGAGFCATVVASPVDVVKTRYMNSSPGQYRNVLSCLLALLMQEGLAGFYKGFVPSFLRLGSWNVVMFVSYEQLQRAVVLARPGPS from the exons ATGTTGACTCCCGAGTTCTATGTCGTGCAGGAGATAAACAGCTTCTTCCTCTTGCATTTAGGTCAGCGGTGGCGCAAAGTGCCGGCAGCCAGAGAGCGGTGTCGGCGCCGGAGGAGCCTCTGCCTAGAGCCCGAGCGACAGAGAGAAGGTGCCTTCGGGGTGCTAAACCAGCTCAAAATCCCTCCCAGGAGGGCAAGCGGAGGCTTTCTGCCCAG CCTCTCTGCCACGATGGTGGGTCTGAAGCCCCCCGAGGTGCCCCCAACAGCAGCTGTGAAGTTCGTCAGCGCCGGGATGGCCGCCTGCATCGCCGACCTCTGCACCTTCCCCCTGGACACCGCCAAAGTGCGGCTGCAG ATCCAAGGGGAGGTGCGGATCCCCCGGAGCAGCGGCACCGTGGAGTACCGGGGTGTTTTGGGGACGCTGAGCACCATGGTGAGGACGGAGGGACCCCGTAGCCTCTACAGTGGGCTGGTGGCCGGGCTGCAGCGGCAGATGAGCTTCGCCTCCATCCGCATTGGGCTGTACGACTCCGTCAAGCAGCTCTACACCCCCAAAGGGGCTGAGA GCACAGGGCTGGCGGCGCGGGTGCTGGCGGGCTGCACCACGGGGGCGGTGGCAGTGACGTGCGCCCAACCCACCGACGTGGTCAAGGTCCGGTTCCAGGCTACCGGGGCGCTGCCCGATGGCACCCGGCGGTACAGCGGCACGGTGGACGCCTACCGCACCATCGCCAGGGAGGAGGGAGTCCGCGGGCTCTGGAGAG GGACGCTGCCCAACATCGCCCGTAACGCCATCATCAACTGCGGGGAACTCGTCACCTACGACCTCATTAAGGACACGCTGCTGCGGGCACAGCTAATGACGG ACAACGTCCCCTGTCACTTCGTGGCCGCTTTCGGGGCCGGTTTTTGCGCCACAGTGGTGGCCTCGCCGGTGGACGTGGTGAAGACACGGTACATGAACTCCAGCCCCGGGCAGTACCGCAACGTGCTCAGCTGCCTCCTGGCCCTGCTCATGCAGGAGGGCCTGGCCGGCTTCTACAAGGG GTTTGTCCCCTCCTTCCTGCGGCTCGGCTCCTGGAACGTGGTGATGTTTGTCTCCTATGAGCAGCTGCAGCGCGCGGTGGTGCTGGCCCGGCCAGGCCCCTCctga
- the LOC141919942 gene encoding putative mitochondrial transporter UCP3 isoform X11, with protein sequence MVGLKPPEVPPTAAVKFVSAGMAACIADLCTFPLDTAKVRLQIQGEVRIPRSSGTVEYRGVLGTLSTMVRTEGPRSLYSGLVAGLQRQMSFASIRIGLYDSVKQLYTPKGAESTGLAARVLAGCTTGAVAVTCAQPTDVVKVRFQATGALPDGTRRYSGTVDAYRTIAREEGVRGLWRGTLPNIARNAIINCGELVTYDLIKDTLLRAQLMTDNVPCHFVAAFGAGFCATVVASPVDVVKTRYMNSSPGQYRNVLSCLLALLMQEGLAGFYKGFVPSFLRLGSWNVVMFVSYEQLQRAVVLARPGPS encoded by the exons ATGGTGGGTCTGAAGCCCCCCGAGGTGCCCCCAACAGCAGCTGTGAAGTTCGTCAGCGCCGGGATGGCCGCCTGCATCGCCGACCTCTGCACCTTCCCCCTGGACACCGCCAAAGTGCGGCTGCAG ATCCAAGGGGAGGTGCGGATCCCCCGGAGCAGCGGCACCGTGGAGTACCGGGGTGTTTTGGGGACGCTGAGCACCATGGTGAGGACGGAGGGACCCCGTAGCCTCTACAGTGGGCTGGTGGCCGGGCTGCAGCGGCAGATGAGCTTCGCCTCCATCCGCATTGGGCTGTACGACTCCGTCAAGCAGCTCTACACCCCCAAAGGGGCTGAGA GCACAGGGCTGGCGGCGCGGGTGCTGGCGGGCTGCACCACGGGGGCGGTGGCAGTGACGTGCGCCCAACCCACCGACGTGGTCAAGGTCCGGTTCCAGGCTACCGGGGCGCTGCCCGATGGCACCCGGCGGTACAGCGGCACGGTGGACGCCTACCGCACCATCGCCAGGGAGGAGGGAGTCCGCGGGCTCTGGAGAG GGACGCTGCCCAACATCGCCCGTAACGCCATCATCAACTGCGGGGAACTCGTCACCTACGACCTCATTAAGGACACGCTGCTGCGGGCACAGCTAATGACGG ACAACGTCCCCTGTCACTTCGTGGCCGCTTTCGGGGCCGGTTTTTGCGCCACAGTGGTGGCCTCGCCGGTGGACGTGGTGAAGACACGGTACATGAACTCCAGCCCCGGGCAGTACCGCAACGTGCTCAGCTGCCTCCTGGCCCTGCTCATGCAGGAGGGCCTGGCCGGCTTCTACAAGGG GTTTGTCCCCTCCTTCCTGCGGCTCGGCTCCTGGAACGTGGTGATGTTTGTCTCCTATGAGCAGCTGCAGCGCGCGGTGGTGCTGGCCCGGCCAGGCCCCTCctga